The Flaviramulus sp. BrNp1-15 genome has a window encoding:
- the infA gene encoding translation initiation factor IF-1: MAKQAAIEQDGTIIEALSNAMFRVELENGHIVTAHISGKMRMHYIKLLPGDKVKLEMSPYDLTKARITYRY; the protein is encoded by the coding sequence ATGGCAAAACAAGCAGCAATAGAACAAGACGGAACAATTATAGAAGCATTATCTAATGCTATGTTTCGTGTTGAATTAGAAAATGGTCACATTGTGACTGCACATATTTCTGGTAAAATGCGTATGCATTATATAAAATTATTACCAGGAGACAAAGTAAAATTAGAAATGAGTCCTTACGATTTAACTAAGGCTCGAATAACTTATAGATACTAA